One segment of Anatilimnocola aggregata DNA contains the following:
- a CDS encoding class I SAM-dependent methyltransferase, giving the protein MVRDKQRFTRPARDEDFVDPLKTVDALGWLGGDIRGQRVLCLGAGGGKHGPLYAAAGARVTVVDISAAQLELDREVAAERRLEVHTVEASMDNLQCFQASEFDLVVQPVSTCYVPQIGPVYAEVARITRPGGLYVSQHKTPQSLQADVQASAKGYELTEPYYRTGPLPPVVGSRHREEGTHEYLHRWDEILGLMCRSGFVIEDLVEPLHTKPDAIPGSWEHRSKFVAPYVRIKARRTGEKAAASTATSRLWLPS; this is encoded by the coding sequence ATGGTTCGCGATAAGCAGCGGTTCACGCGGCCGGCGCGCGACGAGGACTTTGTCGATCCGCTGAAGACGGTCGATGCCCTGGGTTGGCTGGGGGGCGATATTCGCGGCCAGCGCGTCTTGTGCTTGGGTGCAGGGGGTGGCAAGCATGGCCCGCTCTATGCCGCAGCTGGTGCGCGGGTGACGGTGGTCGATATCAGTGCCGCGCAGCTGGAACTCGATCGCGAAGTGGCCGCCGAGCGCCGGCTGGAAGTGCACACCGTCGAAGCATCGATGGACAACCTGCAGTGCTTCCAGGCTAGCGAGTTCGATCTCGTCGTGCAGCCCGTCAGCACTTGTTACGTGCCGCAGATTGGACCCGTGTATGCGGAGGTCGCGCGGATCACGCGCCCGGGCGGTCTATATGTCAGTCAGCACAAGACGCCGCAAAGCTTGCAGGCCGACGTGCAGGCGAGTGCCAAGGGATACGAATTGACAGAGCCGTACTATCGAACCGGGCCGCTGCCACCTGTGGTTGGCAGTCGGCATCGCGAAGAAGGTACACACGAGTATTTGCATCGCTGGGACGAAATCCTCGGGCTGATGTGCCGTAGCGGGTTTGTGATTGAAGACCTCGTCGAGCCGCTGCATACCAAGCCCGACGCCATCCCCGGCAGCTGGGAACATCGCAGTAAGTTCGTGGCACCCTATGTGCGAATCAAAGCGCGGCGGACCGGCGAGAAAGCTGCTGCTTCGACGGCGACGTCGCGCCTGTGGCTGCCGAGTTAA
- a CDS encoding hydrolase → MANILPHTDGGLITADNSVLVFIDHQPQMSFGVGSGIDRQLLMNNVLMLARGAKEFKVPTILTTVETESFSGQMWPQLLDIFPDQQPIERTGMNSWDTPAFREAIKQTGRKNILLSGLWTEVCITWPALNMLAEGYNVYVVEDASAGTSPAAHEAALSRMVQAGAVRMTSVATVLEFQRDWAHRDHYDALMNIFREHGGAYGVGIEYAYTMVHKAPAARKVLQ, encoded by the coding sequence ATGGCCAACATTCTTCCGCACACCGATGGTGGCTTAATCACTGCCGACAACAGCGTGCTTGTTTTTATCGATCATCAACCACAGATGTCGTTCGGCGTCGGCAGCGGCATTGATCGTCAGTTGCTCATGAACAACGTGCTGATGCTGGCCCGCGGCGCGAAGGAATTCAAAGTTCCCACCATTCTTACCACGGTCGAAACCGAATCATTCAGCGGCCAGATGTGGCCGCAACTGCTTGATATTTTTCCAGATCAACAGCCCATCGAACGCACAGGCATGAATTCTTGGGATACCCCGGCGTTTCGCGAAGCGATCAAGCAAACCGGGCGGAAGAATATCCTGCTCTCCGGGCTGTGGACCGAAGTCTGTATCACTTGGCCCGCGTTAAACATGCTCGCGGAAGGCTATAACGTGTATGTCGTCGAAGATGCCTCCGCAGGCACCTCGCCGGCGGCTCACGAAGCGGCTCTCTCCCGCATGGTGCAGGCCGGCGCGGTTCGTATGACCAGCGTCGCCACCGTCCTCGAATTTCAGCGAGACTGGGCTCATCGCGATCATTACGACGCGTTGATGAATATCTTTCGCGAGCATGGTGGCGCGTACGGCGTGGGCATTGAATACGCCTACACGATGGTTCACAAAGCACCTGCCGCGCGGAAGGTGCTCCAGTAA
- a CDS encoding amidohydrolase, with product MNPDIILYHGKITTLNPAQPEVTAIAISGGVITALGSDDEILKLAATQTKTIDLHKRRVIPGLNDSHLHVIRAGLFYNLELRWDGVPTLGLALEQLKQQAERTPPPQWVRVIGGWNEFQFAEGRMPTLAELNEAAPHTPVFLLHLYDSALLNRAALAALGFDKSTPNPPGGLIARDTKGNPTGLLTAEPSALILYSTIANAPKLSFDDQLNSTRHYLRELNRFGVTSVADAGGGGQNYPDDYAVAKKLDQDGHLTVRVAYSLFAQKSGEEQADYARWLKMTRPGEGSDLLRVNGAGENLVWSAADFENFLQPRPDLKPTMESELEPIVRMLAEAKWPWRIHATYDESIGRFLDIFERVHRDVPIDKLRWFIDHAETISDKNLERIQKLGGGIAIQHRMAYQGEYYIRRFGLESAKRKPPLKKMLAMGLPIGAGSDGTRVASYHPWTCLWWMVTSKTVGGTVLHEESERLSREQALRLYTHGSAWFSSEDDWKGTLAVGRFADLAVLSDDYFAIEDDAIRGLESVLTLVGGRIVHGASEFASHAPPLPPVSPDWSPVKHVGGYNNSLPSPPIHQHTPIMAADGRVWTAGCGCNL from the coding sequence ATGAATCCTGACATCATTCTCTATCATGGCAAAATCACGACACTCAATCCGGCGCAGCCTGAAGTCACGGCGATCGCGATCTCCGGAGGAGTAATCACAGCGCTCGGATCCGATGACGAGATCCTGAAACTGGCAGCAACGCAAACGAAGACCATCGACTTGCACAAGCGGCGCGTGATACCCGGCCTGAATGACTCTCACCTGCACGTGATTCGCGCGGGGCTTTTTTATAACCTGGAGCTGCGCTGGGATGGCGTACCCACACTGGGACTCGCGCTCGAACAACTCAAGCAGCAGGCCGAACGGACCCCGCCGCCGCAATGGGTTCGCGTCATCGGCGGTTGGAACGAATTTCAATTCGCCGAAGGGCGCATGCCGACGCTCGCCGAGCTTAACGAAGCAGCACCGCACACGCCCGTGTTCCTGCTGCACTTGTACGACTCGGCACTGCTCAATCGTGCGGCCCTGGCAGCACTTGGTTTTGACAAGAGTACGCCAAATCCGCCCGGCGGTCTCATCGCCCGCGATACCAAAGGGAATCCCACCGGTCTGCTGACCGCCGAGCCCAGCGCACTCATTCTCTACTCCACGATTGCCAATGCTCCCAAGCTGTCGTTCGACGATCAACTGAACAGCACGCGACACTATCTGCGCGAGCTGAACCGCTTTGGGGTCACCAGCGTGGCTGATGCTGGCGGTGGCGGGCAGAACTATCCCGACGACTACGCCGTGGCGAAGAAGCTCGACCAGGATGGTCACCTGACGGTGCGCGTCGCTTACAGCCTGTTCGCGCAAAAGAGTGGCGAAGAGCAGGCCGACTACGCTCGCTGGCTGAAGATGACGCGCCCTGGCGAAGGGAGCGATCTGCTGCGCGTGAATGGTGCCGGTGAGAATCTTGTTTGGAGTGCTGCCGACTTCGAGAATTTTTTGCAGCCGCGACCGGATCTGAAGCCGACGATGGAGAGCGAACTCGAGCCAATTGTGCGGATGCTGGCCGAAGCGAAGTGGCCCTGGCGAATTCACGCGACTTATGACGAATCGATCGGTCGTTTTCTGGACATTTTCGAGCGGGTGCATCGCGATGTTCCCATCGATAAGCTGCGTTGGTTCATCGATCATGCCGAGACGATTTCCGATAAGAATCTCGAGCGGATTCAAAAGCTCGGCGGCGGCATCGCCATTCAACATCGGATGGCCTATCAGGGCGAATACTACATTCGCCGCTTCGGGCTCGAATCGGCCAAGCGCAAACCGCCGCTGAAGAAGATGCTCGCCATGGGCTTGCCGATTGGCGCCGGCAGCGACGGCACGCGCGTGGCCAGTTATCATCCGTGGACCTGCCTCTGGTGGATGGTCACTTCGAAGACTGTCGGCGGCACCGTCCTCCACGAAGAGTCCGAGCGGCTCTCGCGCGAGCAAGCACTCCGGCTCTATACTCACGGCAGCGCCTGGTTCAGCAGCGAAGATGATTGGAAGGGAACACTGGCCGTCGGTCGGTTCGCCGATCTCGCGGTGCTAAGTGACGATTACTTTGCCATCGAAGACGATGCCATTCGCGGGCTCGAAAGTGTGCTCACGCTCGTGGGCGGCCGCATCGTGCACGGGGCCAGCGAGTTCGCCTCACATGCGCCGCCCCTGCCGCCAGTCAG
- a CDS encoding pirin family protein → MFAVRKAADRGHADHGWLNTYHTFSFSSYRDPRHMNFRALRVMNEDWVAAGQGFGTHPHRDMEIVTYVLEGALEHKDSMGNGEVLRPGEFQRMTAGTGITHSEFNPSTSEPVHLYQIWLFPEANGLTPSYEQKRFADEERHNRLRLVASRDAAEGSLLIHQDAKIYLASLDQGQSVTHSLASGRHAWLQVLRGSVTLNGQALATSDGAAISDETSLTIEATNNAEVMLFDLA, encoded by the coding sequence ATGTTTGCCGTTCGCAAAGCAGCTGATCGAGGTCACGCAGACCACGGCTGGCTGAACACTTATCACACCTTTTCGTTTTCCAGCTATCGCGATCCCCGGCACATGAATTTTCGTGCCCTGCGGGTGATGAACGAGGACTGGGTCGCAGCGGGTCAAGGGTTTGGCACCCATCCGCATCGCGATATGGAGATCGTTACCTACGTGCTTGAGGGAGCGCTGGAACATAAAGATTCGATGGGAAACGGCGAAGTGCTGCGGCCTGGTGAATTCCAACGGATGACGGCTGGGACCGGCATCACGCATAGCGAATTCAATCCGTCCACCAGCGAACCCGTGCACCTATATCAGATCTGGTTGTTCCCGGAAGCCAACGGACTGACGCCCAGTTACGAGCAGAAGCGGTTCGCCGACGAAGAGCGGCACAATCGGTTGCGGCTCGTCGCTTCGCGAGATGCTGCCGAAGGCTCGCTGTTGATTCATCAAGATGCCAAGATCTACTTGGCTTCCCTTGATCAAGGGCAGAGCGTGACGCACTCGCTCGCAAGTGGCCGGCATGCCTGGCTACAGGTGCTGCGCGGCAGTGTGACGTTGAATGGTCAGGCCCTCGCCACCAGCGACGGCGCAGCCATCAGCGACGAAACCTCGCTCACGATCGAGGCCACCAACAATGCCGAAGTGATGCTGTTCGACCTGGCCTAA